The genomic stretch TTAAGGGTACACGCGGTACGATTAGTACGCTCTCCATTATCGGCAAATTTCACTTTGCAGCTTTATTGTCGTGCAACCCGTTAGCGAAACCGTACAGTTAGTATCAGTTAATGATTTCTCGGGCCGAACAGGTGTGCATTCAGTAAGTAGTTGTATTATGTGCAATTTGCTGCAGTTGAGCTGATCGTACGCGTAGTCACGAATTTCTCGTCAGACGAAGGTGTTGGCAATTTTCAGCAATTATCAGGGATATACAAAAGTTTTGCAGCACTTTGGTGCGTCATATTTTGCTTAgagtagttttgatttttgcatAACAATAGtataatatttgtttattatttttccttCCGCTTTTTGCAGTTTTCCAACGTAGAAACACCCGGTTACGTGGGTTTTGCCAATCTTCCGAATCAAGTGCATCGGAAATCCGTCAAGAAGGGCTTTGAGTTCACGCTGATGGTGGTTGGCGAATCTGGACTCGGCAAGTCAACCCTCGTCAACAGCCTGTTTTTGAGCGATCTTTATCCGGAGCGCGTTGTGCCGGATGCCGTCGAGAAACAGCATCAAACGGTAAAGTTGGATGCGTCCACCGTTGAGATCGAGGAACGCGGTGTTAAGCTACGATTGACGGTTGTGGACACACCAGGGTTCGGAGATGCGATCGATAACAGCGACAGTTTCAGTGCCATTTTGGAGTACATCGACGAGCAGTACGAACGTTTCCTGCGGGATGAAAGTGGTCTGAACCGAAGGAACATTGTTGACAACAGGATACACTGCTGTTTCTATTTCATCTCACCATTTGGTCATGGGTAAGATTCTGCAATGAGCTGTCGAAAAGTTTGATGGAATATTTCATTTTGCTGTTTATTTTAGACTTAAACCGCTAGACATTGAGTTTATGAAGAAGCTGCATTGCAAAGTAAACATCGTACCCGTTATCGCGAAGGCGGATGTATTGACCAAGAAGGAAATCCAGCGCCTCAAGTGCCGAATTCTGCAAGAAATCGAAGACAATGGGATCAAAATCTATCCACTGCCAGATTGTGATAGTGATGAAGATGAAGACTACAAGGAGCAGGTGCGGCAGCTGAAGGAAGCGGTACCGTTTGCCGTGTGTGGCTCGACTACCCTGCTGGAGGTGAAAGGGCGCAAAGTGAGAGGTCGATTATATCCTTGGGGTGTTGTGGAAGTTGAAAATCCCGAACACTGCGATTTCATCAAACTTCGGACTATGTTAATGTAAGAGCTTTAATTTACTGGTTTCGTACAAACTGTTTGATTTTCTGTTTATACTTACAGCACCCACATGCAGGACCTGCAGGAGGTAACACAAGAAGTACACTACGAAAATTACCGCTCGGAGCGATTAGCAAAATCCGTGCGCAAGAACATAACCCCTATTATCAAGGACGAGAACGGCACAGGGGAAATACACGCCGATAAAGATCGAATTCTGCGGGAAAAGGAAGAGGAAATTCGACGCATGCAAGAAAAGTTGGCCCAGATGCAGGCCAAGTTTCAGGCACAGAAATAAAATTCACCATGGGCAAAGTGACAATGGATTCGTGAAATTTTAATCTAGTTAGATGAGTAGTTTCGCACTGCAGGCTGGTAGAAAATCAAATAACAGTTCGGGGGTTTTATCGTAGCCCTTGTGGAAGCGAATCATTACCATCACCTTGTAATCACTTGCGAAATTGTTCATTGTGAAGCTACCGCACGACTGCCCACCACACAGGTCAAAAGTGCACAAATTACAAAACCGAAAGCAGATTACCATTTTTGCAATTGATTGTCTTTTTTGAGCAACTTGAAGCATGCCACAAAGTAACTGCTACACTACTAAATGCCGTTCAGATATTATAGGtgaaataaattttccaaaactaATGTGCACTGCAAGAAGAGAGTATACTAGTACAAAAATCACACCGCTGGCCGCAAGCAGCAAACTCGTCATCCTATCGACTCATATCTTTCCAATCTAAAATTTGGCAGCAGCTTGAAAAGCTAACAAACATAGTCAAGTTCTGAGTGCCATGTCGAAAATTGTTTCTGTTGAACCCGAATTAGAATCTCTGCGTTTACTGCAATTGAATGACAAGTCAGATTAACAAATAATCAATCTTATTCCGCATCCTGGGATTATCGCACATTACTTCGTTCGGTGTCAATCTTTGTGTGTTTCTATCGTCATGTTTCGGTTCGTATATATTTACCATCagagcaataataaacaaagtgAAAGTTATATTTTTCGATAGCTTTTTATCGATTCTAAAAACTAAATACTAGGAGTAGCGTAAGCTTTAGCATCATTTTTGGGACACACGCCTAAAAATGGCTTCTCCCGCGCAAAACCTACAACATTTCACAGTAAATACTGCATCCATTAGTTGTTAGTGGTACTTAAGCGAAATCACTCGAATGCGTTTCGGTTTTTCGGTTTGATTCGTTTTCacagttgaaaaaaataaataaatatcagaTCAGCCAAGGAATCATATATTACGTATTAAGATAATAACTGATAAGCAGAGGGCGAATTTGCCGGGTACGAACGGAAGTTCAGAGCAGAGAAACAGTATATATATTTGGTTTTATTCTTTATTATAACTATTTTACTACTCAACGAATTATAGGTTTATAATAACGATCAATTTAGGATGGGTTGTTTCGCAACTGTAGACCTACTTGAAGAACCCTGCGTTGTTTGTTACCTCCATTGCGGTAATACGATTGAAAAACTGTGATTTGTACGCAAGAATTGCTGAATTAAGTCACATAACTTTTAAAAATGATGTGGAGTAGAATTCATCTGAAGAAACCTATTTACGTGCTACTGTTGTCGTAGTTTTTGAATTAGGCATTACTAGAATCCTATTTTGAGTGAGGTTATCAAGGCCACGGCTTCAAGGTTTCAAAGTTTCTTGGAATGTGGCTATTTGCAGTAGCTACTCTTCGCGTCGGAACAAATCTAGAGGtcgaattattaaattaaagatTCGCGTCCGACTGTCGATAAAATGAACAGAACAAAAACTAGTTATAAACATTTATTTAACGAATagcgtaaaaaaaactgggaGTAGCGTCCAATCAGTGAATTGGCGCTAAGTGTCAGTGTAGCGTTGTAGTTAGCATGTTAAATCACTGTAGAACTTGCAGTAATTCGAAAAATAtcatctaaaaaaatgtttaaacttTGCTATGCTACTAATATGTTCTAAACAGCGTACTTTCCAGGGGCAAATAATTTTATCTATCTTTGTTTAGTGTGGCGAAAAACCTGTAGAAAACtgcaaaatcagaatatgtcaGGAAATTcttttttcgatcagggaaatcagggaatatcaggaaaaactaaaaaatattctgcgaaaaatttttaaccgaaacgcgattcttttttcaaCGACTCTAGCGCTAAATTTGATTTATGTCACATAAACGGCACATTCGGGACCTCTACGATTCTGTTGAACACTTTTTTCACTGATATTTCAGAGTTGCGTTTATCTTTGTTGTacttttttgtgctgaatgctgaaaaataccagggaaattaattttatatttcagggaatatTAGAAAAAGTCagggaattttattttgaaaattttttcaccACCCTTTTTGTTTCACTTGTATGTTTATGAGCCAGGTTCTATTCAACTTTCTCACAATGATTGCAGAAAAAATGCTCTGATTAGAAAGCTGGTAAATACCGAGTAAAAATCAAAAGAAGCTCTGCACAATAGTACGCTAAAAATATGGAACATAACTTGTGCAAtgcctcccagttggtctcgaggaacgttaacaagccagtcgtatTTCCGAATCCCGGCTCGCATCGTAACGTCAAGCTCCATAATTGTTCATGGTaaggaaaaaattgaaacagaGACAGCacgaagtattttttttaattctttcggGG from Wyeomyia smithii strain HCP4-BCI-WySm-NY-G18 chromosome 3, ASM2978416v1, whole genome shotgun sequence encodes the following:
- the LOC129730801 gene encoding septin-1 — protein: MSTDSGKNFSNVETPGYVGFANLPNQVHRKSVKKGFEFTLMVVGESGLGKSTLVNSLFLSDLYPERVVPDAVEKQHQTVKLDASTVEIEERGVKLRLTVVDTPGFGDAIDNSDSFSAILEYIDEQYERFLRDESGLNRRNIVDNRIHCCFYFISPFGHGLKPLDIEFMKKLHCKVNIVPVIAKADVLTKKEIQRLKCRILQEIEDNGIKIYPLPDCDSDEDEDYKEQVRQLKEAVPFAVCGSTTLLEVKGRKVRGRLYPWGVVEVENPEHCDFIKLRTMLITHMQDLQEVTQEVHYENYRSERLAKSVRKNITPIIKDENGTGEIHADKDRILREKEEEIRRMQEKLAQMQAKFQAQK